A section of the Camelus ferus isolate YT-003-E chromosome 33, BCGSAC_Cfer_1.0, whole genome shotgun sequence genome encodes:
- the LOC102517410 gene encoding LOW QUALITY PROTEIN: von Willebrand factor A domain-containing protein 5A (The sequence of the model RefSeq protein was modified relative to this genomic sequence to represent the inferred CDS: inserted 4 bases in 3 codons; deleted 1 base in 1 codon; substituted 1 base at 1 genomic stop codon), which yields MVCPCGLLTRQEEPVPLKSISVTLSICEFVAGVSATLNYENEEKVPLEAFFVFPMDEDSAVYSFEAMVDGSIIKAELQDKTEAHANYENAISQGHQXFLLEEDDCSRDVFFCNVGNLRPGSKVALTLKYVQELPLEADGALRYVLPAILNPRYQLSGCPEDSCLTMKTPVVPLEDLPYTISMVATVSSQHGIERXQSNCSLSPIEYLGDNKTSAQVSLADGHKFDRDVELLIYYSEVHAPSXAVEMGEPETKPDSLLGDPVAMVSFYPNIPEAQPSAACGEFVFLMDRSGSMQSPMSNQNKSQPRIEAAKETLILILKSLPIGCYFNIYGFGSSYEAFFPXSTISCTMEEALRRVKLMRADLGGTEMLAPLQAIYGGPSIPGHPLQLFVFTDGEVSDTFRVIKEVESNGQKHRCFSFGIGEGASTSLIKGIARVSQGASEFITGRERMQSKALRALKHSLQPVVEDVSLSWDLPQGLSAKMLSPEQTVIFKGQRLIVYAQLTGMMPPAESTGGVCLKYALQGKSFENKVAFSLQPKHDANLTIHRLAAKSFLQTKDMGFRETPASDKKDVLKVSIECGVISSYTAFIAINKDLNKPVQGPLLRRDIPRPFIFCAASMPRLRGGGAPLEASSCPDVLQPRMSTHYLGPDKPHALGHKKKKEGVFLQKTCLMMDRPHPPTNRTNLEIHQPVFEDNHLVQLISLQKADGSWDLNEGLALVLGMKLEDIQAALPLKNADSSSWATVLAVLWLHANGKPMKCEWELLERKAVAWIHLHAGSARQVLVQAAITFLKSPVDPAVFAL from the exons ATGGTGTGCCCCTGTGGCCTGCTAACCCGCCAGGAGGAGCCAG TACCACTGAAGAGCATCTCTGTGACCTTGTCCATTTGTGAGTTTGTGGCTGGCGTGTCTGCAACCTTAAACTATGAGAATGAGGAGAAAGTTCCTCTGGAGGCCTTCTTTGTGTTTCCCATGGATGAAGACTCAGCTGTCTATAGCTTCGAGGCCATGGTGGATGGGAGTATAATTAAAGCGGAATTACAGGACAAGACGGAG GCACACGCCAACTATGAGAACGCCATCAGCCAGGGCCACC CCTTCCTACTAGAGGAGGACGACTGCTCCAGGGATGTCTTC TTTTGCAACGTGGGGAACCTCCGCCCTGGGTCGAAGGTGGCGCTCACCCTCAAGTACGTGCAGGAGCTGCCCCTGGAAGCAGATGGGGCTCTGCGCTACGTGCTCCCAGCGATCCTGAATCCTCGCTACCAACTCTCCG GATGCCCTGAGGACAGCTGCCTTACAATGAAGACTCCTGTGGTCCCTCTGGAGGACCTGCCCTACACAATCAGCATGGTTGCCACTGTCAGTTCCCAGCACGGCATCGAGA ATCAGTCCAATTGCTCCTTGAGTCCTATTGAGTACCTGGGGGATAATAAGACTTCTGCTCAG GTTTCCTTGGCTGATGGACACAAATTTGATCGAGACGTGGAACTCCTGATTTATTATAGTGAGGTGCATGCCCCCAG AGCCGTGGAGATGGGGGAACCCGAAACAAAGCcag ATAGTTTGTTGGGAGACCCAGTTGCAATGGTGAGTTTCTACCCAAATATCCCAGAAGCTCAGCCATCAGCTGCCTGTGGAGAATTTGTCTTCCTCATGGACCGTTCAGGAAGTATGCAAAGCCCCATGAGTAACCAAAATAAATCTCAGCCACGCATCGAGGCAGCCAAG GAAACACTCATTTTGATTCTGAAGAGTTTGCCTATTGGCTGTTATTTCAACATCTATGGATTTGGATCTTCTTATGAGGCATTCTTCC CGTGAAGTACGATCAGCTGTACCATGGAGGAGGCACTGAGGAGAGTTAAGCTTATGCGGGCTGACCTAGGGGGTACGGAAATGCTGGCGCCACTCCAGGCCATTTATGGAGGACCGTCCATCCCAGGCCACCCCCTACAG ctATTTGTGTTCACAGACGGAGAAGTTTCCGACACGTTTAGGGTAATTAAAGAAGTTGAGAGCAATGGTCAAAAGCACAG ATGTTTTTCATTTGGTATTGGAGAAGGAGCCTCCACCAGCCTAATAAAAGGCATTGCCCGGGTATCACAGGGTGCTTCGGAATTTATCACAGGCAGGGAGAGGATGCAGTCCAAG GCTCTTAGAGCCCTGAAACACTCTCTGCAGCCTGTGGTAGAGGATGTTTCTCTGAGCTGGGATTTGCCTCAAGGTCTATCTGCTAAAATGCTTTCCCCAGAACAGACTGTCATCTTTAAGGGTCAGAGATTAATCGTCTATGCCCAGTTGACTGGGATGATGCCG CCAGCAGAGTCAACAGGAGGTGTTTGTCTCAAGTACGCACTCCAGGGCAAGAGTTTTGAGAATAAGGTGGCATTTTCTCTACAACCCAAGCACGATGCCAA cctcaCCATTCACCGACTTGCAGCCAAGTCCTTTCTCCAGACCAAGGACATGGGCTTCAGGGAGACTCCAGCAAGTGATAAAAAAGATGTGTTGAAAGTCAGTATTGAGTGTGGAGTCATAAGCTCCTACACAGCTTTCATTGCCATCAACAAGGACCTCAACAAACCAGTTCAGGGGCCACTGCTTCGCAGGGACATTCCAAGGCCATTTATATTCTGTGCGGCATCGATGCCACGGCTccgtggaggtggtg CTCCTTTAGAGGCCTCCTCCTGTCCTGATGTCCTTCAGCCCAGGATGAGCACTCATTACTTGG GACCAGACAAACCCCATGCTCTTGgtcataaaaaaaagaaggaaggcgTGTTTCTCCAAAAGACCTGTCTTATGATGGACAGGCCTCATCCTCCCACCAACAGGACCAACCTGGAAATTCACCAACCAG TCTTTGAAGATAATCACCTTGTGCAGCTGATTTCCCTCCAAAAGGCAGATGGTTCCTGGGATCTGAATGAAGGTCTGGCCTTGGTCCTGGGTATGAAGCTGGAAGATATACAGGCTGCACTCCCCCTCAAG AATGCAGATTCCTCCAGCTGGGCTACAGTCCTGGCCGTGCTCTGGCTGCACGCCAATGGTAAGCCCATGAAGTGTGAGTGGGAGCTTCTGGAGAGGAAAGCTGTAGCCTGGATCCACCTCCATGCAG GCTCTGCCAGGCAGGTGCTCGTGCAGGCTGCCATCACTTTCCTGAAGTCTCCTGTGGATCCTGCTGTCTTTGCCCTCTGA